The Methanobrevibacter olleyae genomic interval ATTTAGTACCATTAAATGAATGCTTATGGATAATACTTGCACTTATTGGTACACCAATTGTTTTAGGAATAGTTGGAATTTTAAACGATTATGGACTTGCTGATGCCTATACAAGAAAAATATTCCATTTTCTAGGGTTTTCAGCATTCGGATTTTTCACACTCTTTGCTCCAAAGTCTGCATTAATAACTTTAATTCTTGCAGGGCCTCTAGCTATTTTAATTACTTGCTATGGAGGAAAGAACTACAGCTGGTTTAGAGGAATTAAAAGAAATTCAGACAGTCCAAATGAAAGATTATACATTATTTTACCTTTAATTAGTAGCGTTATATGGTTAATTTGCTCTTGGCCATTCTTTTCTAGAGAAATCATTCTAATATCCACTTTTGTTGTAGCATTAGCAGATGCAATAGCTGAACCAATAGGAGCTAAATTCGGCAATCACAAATATAAAATCAAATCACTAAAAGGAGATAAAACTTATAGATCCATTGAAGGTTCATCATCTGTTTTAATAGTAGCTACAATAATTTTATTTTTATTTACACATAACTTAATTATTAGTTTATTAATTGGAATTGTAGTAAGTATTGTAGAAGCAATTAGCCCAAGAGGAACTGATAATTTAACCATTCCAGTTATCTGTGCTATTTTACTTAGAATATTAATTTAACCATCAATCGTATTTCAAAGTCTTTTTTTAAAAAAAAAATAATGCTAAAATAAAAAAAAAACCTTATCTTAAAAAACTAATACTTAAAAATTTAAAAGCTAATACTTAAAAAATTAAAAGCTAATACTTAAAAAATTAATAGTAAATTTAAATATTATTAAAAAGATAAATATTATAGATTGAAATCTTAATTAATTAAATTAAAAAGATAAAATTAACAAATAAATATAAAAAAATATTTAATTAAAGGTGAATTTATGAGAATTGTAGCTGCTATTGGAGGATCAATATTATTACAAGATTATAATGCAGAAAGATTTAAAGAATATGCTGAAATCTTAAAAGAGCTAAGTGAAGAACATGAAATATTTGTTGTTGTAGGTGGAGGAAAGCCTGCAAGAGATTATATCACTGCTGTAAGAAATCTTGGTGCAGGAGAAGCAAAATGTGATGATATTGGAATAGAAGTTACAAGACTTAATGCAAAACTTTTACTACTTGCACTTGGAAACACTGCATATCAAAAGGTACCTCATAACTTTGGAGAAGCTTTAGAATACTCTGCAAGCGGAAAAATAATCGTTATGGGTGGAACTGAACCTGCACATAGTACTGATGCAGTATCTGCAATCTTAGCAGAATATGTTCAAGCAGACCTTTTAATTAATTTAACCTCAGTAGATGGAATGTATACTAAAGACCCTAGAAAATATGATGATGCAGAATTAATTGAAGAAATTACTGCTACAGATATGATAGAGTTCATTAAAGGAAATGATGTAAAAGCAGGAACCTATGAATTCTTTGACATGACTGCAATTCAAATGATTAAACGTTCTAATTTAGAAACTGTAATAGCTAATGGAAACAAGCCACAAAACCTTGTTAAAGCTATTAAAGGTGAAAAAATAGGAACTCGTGTTATCTCTGAATAAACAATACCTATTTTTAAAATAGAAATCCATTTATTTATGAATAAACAATACCTATTTTTAAAGTAGAAATCCATTTATTTATGAATAAACAATACCTATTTTTAAAGTAGAAATCCATTTATTTGTGAATAAATAAGATATCTTTTTTTATTTTAAATTTATTTTTTTATTAAATTCTTGATTTTTTAAATTATTTTACTTATTTTCAGATAAATACCCTAAAGTGATTATGATGACTGGATTAATTGATATTGGATTAAATTTAATGCATAAATCCTTTGATAAAAACAGAGAAGATATTATAAAAAATGCAAATGCAGTTGGAGTAAGTCAGTTTGTAATTACTGGAACCAATATTAAATCAAGTGAAACTGCATTAAATTATGCTAAACAAGACCAATTTAAAGGTATTTTATTCTCAACTGCAGGAGTTCATCCCCATGATGCTAAAACATGTGATGAAAATAGTATAAATACCCTTAGAGACTTTGCAAAAGAAGACTGTGTAGTAGCTATTGGCGAATGTGGACTAGACTATAACAGAAACTATTCCCCTCAAGATATTCAAAGAAAATGGTTTGAAGAGCAAGTAAAGCTATCAGATAAGTTAAATATGCCTTTATTCCTACATGAAAGAGAAGCACATGAAGATATGGTTAAAATATTATCAAAATATCCTAGTATGTGTGAGAAGGCTTGTATTCATTGTTTTACAGGAACTAAAGAGGAAGCAGAAAAATATCTTGAATTGGGCTGTTTTATTGGAGTAACTGGATGGATCTGTGATGAGAGAAGAGGGCAATCATTACAGGAAGCAGTGAAAGTAATCCCACCTGAAAAGATGATGATAGAAACTGATGCTCCTTTTTTAATTCCGAGAAACTTTGAAAAAAAACCTAAATCAAATAAAAACAAACCAGAATACTTGCCACATATCCTAAATACAATAGCAAAGTATAAAGAATGTGAAGCAATAGAACTAGGTGAAAAACTAAGCCAAACAACAAGAAAATTCTTCAATATATAAAATACAATGTATAAAATAAATTCTTAATTTAAAATTCATATTATTCAATTTAAAATCAATTCATAAAAAATTAAAAAAAATTGCTAATTAAAATCAATAAATAAAAAAAATAAAAAAAATTGCTAATAAAAATCAATTCATAAAAATAAATAGAATTTACTAATTAACGTCAATTTTTATATAAGATTAAGTAAATAAAATAAATTGTTAAGAAAATAAATATTTAAAACTTATTAATTATTAATAAAAAAGGTGAAAAAATGGTAGAACCCCACAAACATTGTCCAGTATGCGGTAATCCGATACCAATGAAAGAAAGAGTATGCTCCCCAGATTGTGAAAAAGTATTAGAACAAAAACAAAAAAACATTAGAAAAAGTAGAATAATGTTATTTGCAGTTATTGTTATTTTTATTCTCGTATGGGCATATTTCATGTTCTTTAAATAAATAATACCAATAAAGGAAATTAAAAAATAGCTATTAATTAATTTTAATAGCTAAAACTAATTTAACTAAAACTAATTTAGATAAAACTAATTTAAATAAAACCAATTTAGATAAAACCAATTTAGCTAAAGCCAATTTAGCTAAAACTAATTTTTATAAAAAATGAATTTAAATTAAACTATTTTTAAGTGATAAAATGTTATTGTCCTCAACAAGTACTTTAGAAAACAAAACCATAATAAAATATCATGGACTAGTTAATGGTGAATCATTAATTGGATCAAATATATATAAAGATTTATTCTCTGGAGTTAGAGATGTTGTGGAAGGAAGAACTACTGCTTATGCTAAAGAGCTTGAAAATGCAAGAAATGAAGCAATTAAAGCTATGGAAATCAAGGCAAAAGAATACGGTGCAAATGGAATCATAGGATTAAAAATATCCTATAATAACCTTGGCGGTACCATGGGAAATACTATTTTAGTAACTGTTTATGGAACTGCTATAAATTTCAAATAAATTTCCCTCTAAATCATCTATTGAATCAAATCATTAAATTAAAAGCTATTTTTAAAATAAATATTGATGAGTGAATAAATGCTAAAGCAAAGCAAAGATAGGTTAAATAGATCAAATATCTTAAATCACCTGAAAAATAAAGAAAAAAGAATAAAATTCCTAAAAGAGATAGGATGTATTGCTTTTGGAACAATAGTAGGCATAGTAACCTATGTTGTTTGTTTATACACTCATTTTGATATTTTTGGATGGAATTTTGGATTAGTTTTATCCCCCCTCTTTGCAGGATATGCTGAAAGTCAAATTGCAAGAGCATATCTTAAAGAAAGTACAGGTGCAGTTAGTGCATTTATTCTTTTTATAATTACAGTAATCTATGGTTTTATTATAGCTAATCCAACTTTAGGATTCAATGTCATTACAGCAGGAAGTATATTGATAATCATTCAAGCAGCAATTCCTACAGCAACAAATTATTTCTTAATCGCAATGATTTTAGGAATTATATCCCATATCTCTGGTGTTTTCAGAAAAATAACCTATTATTTCTATAATTCATACCTAAAACTTTTTAAAAAAGAAGAATTGAAAGGAATCTATAGTGAGAAACAGATCAATAATAGATACAACTTCTATGACAGAGAACTTGAGATGAATAAGTTAGGGGTTCTTTTATTAACTCTTGAATATCCCATAACCGGATTAAAAATAAAAGAGCAGAAAGGAATATATGAATCAAGGCATATATTCTATTCAAAACAAAGAGAAGAAATAAGATCAGGTCTTGAAAACTCTTTAGAAGAAGATTTGCTTATAGGCATAAAGCTTGCAAAAGATAAGGCATTATTAAAATTAATTAAACAATTAAGAGCAGATAACTGTAATGGCATACTGAATTTACATACTAATTTTGAAGCTTTAGGACAAAAACAAGGGGAAAATGTAGCACAAGTAGTTATAAGAGGAACTGGAGTTGTGCTTGAAGAAAATGATAAACTAAAATCCCAATAGAATGCTAATTGGATCAAATCCAATCATCTTTATTGCCATATAAATTAAAACTATGGCAAAAATTTGTTTTAATCTTTTTTCAGGCATTTTATATGCTAATTTAGCACCTACCATTGCCATAGGAACTGAAAACATTACAATAAGGACAAAGTTTATTAAACTAACATAACCTACTGAATAAGGGATTGGATTTACTCCTAAACCTGTATAAATATAAGAAATAAGTCCTCCGATTGCTGTAAATGCAATGAATACAGAAGATGTTCCAATAGCATCTATTAAGCTAAAGCCAAATAGTATACAAATTGTTGGAATCAAAAATATCCCTCCACCTACACCAAGTAAACCAGATATAATTCCTATTAAGAAACCTACAATAGCTACATTTAAAATATTAAAGTCAATTAAAGCTTTTTCTCCATCATTCCTATAGCCAAATAACATATCCAATGCTACAATAAATAGAAGACCTGCAAAGATAATTTGTAAAATTCCTGAAGGAGAGATATTTGCAATAATACCTCCACAAAAGCCTCCAAGAATTCCAAAAATAGCCAATCTAATTCCTGGTTTAACAATGGATTTGTTCTTTTTTTGATGCTGATAAGCTCCAGATGAAGCAGTTGGTATGATAATAGCTAAACTAGTCCCTAAAGACACCATCATAGCAAGTGAAGGGTCAACACCTACCGATGTAAATAAAAAGAATTGTAAGGGAACCATTAAGAAACCTCCACCTACTCCAAGTAAACCTGAAGCAAAACCAGCAAAGATTCCTATTAAAACCAATCCTATAAAAAAGCTAATTGAAAACATAATACTCCTCATTGAAAAAATTAAATTATAATTTAAAGTATTTGATAAAACTAAAATTATGTTATACTTTTAATTATTTAATTAAATTTAAAAATTAAATTATACTTTTAATTATTTGATAAATTTTAAATTTTTATTAAAATTTTATTTTTATAATAATACTTTCTAAAAACTTATATTTAAAATAAAACATAAATAATTATTCAACAATAAATAAAATATTAATAATGAATCCTAAATTATATCCTTATTAAAAGAAATTTTCATTAAAAAAGAGGAAAGTCTTATGAATTTTAAAATAAACAAATATATTCCTTTGGGAATAATGTTAATCATTTTAGGAAGCTCAATATACTTCTTAAATGGTATGGATCAATTTATAAGACCATTTACCCAACCGATTTTAATGGGATCATCAAAGGGAAAAGATATACTGTTTTTTGTGCTCTTTGGAATAACAATCATCCTATCAACACTTGGAGATAATGAAGGGATATATGCTTATTTTAAAAAATTACCTATTCCAAAAATACTAAAAAATAAGGACTTTTATTTAAAATTATCTTTATTTTTATTTTTATTTGCTGCCATATCAGCTTTAGTTGTAGAACTGTATTTAAGAAGCACGCTTAAGGTAAGTTGGAATACAATACTTGTAATATTAAATCCAAGCTTAACAAGCACTAGTTTCCTCCATTCCCACTTATATAAAGGAATATTTGGAATGATTCTTAAGACAGTTTTAACAAATATTCCATCAGGAATACATACTGGAAGTTCTTTAAGTGCATATACCCCAAATATAATAAGCCTACTCTTTATATTAATCCCTATAACTTACATTTCTATGATTCTTTCCCTGCAAAGACGTAAAGTACTTTCAAGATTGTTTCTATCTTTTACCAGCACCATCGGAATAATTGGATTAATAGATGGGGGTTTGTTTGGAACTCCAGCTATTGGAGGAATCTATGGAATGCTTATATTAATCTACAACAATAAGATAGTTGATGGCATTTCAGATTATATGGTAAAAAAAGAAAATAAAAACAGCCTAATGAACATATTAAAAGAAGAATGGAAGCTTATTAAATCGATATTATCCGGTAAAATAAAAGAAAACAAAAAAGATTTAGATAAATACCTAAAGATTGCTTTACCCCATATTGCATTAATAATTATAATTGTTTTAAGATTCTCAATTGCATTTTATGGTGCAAGCCCTGACTTTTATGAGTTAACTGTATACAACGGACATGACCTTGATGGATTAAATCAATACAATACATTAAATGTCACAGATGATGGAAATAAAACAATAGTTTATATTTCAAATGAATATAATGAAATGGAACTATTAAATAATTTAGCCATCACATTAGATGGGAAATGTGATTGGTACTCTCTTAGCTGGAATGTCTATTCATATTTATAAAAACTAAATCTATTCATATTTATAAAAACTAAATCTATTCATATTTATAAAAACTAAATCTATTCATATTTATAAAAACTAAAAAAATCATATTAAATAAAGAATAATGTAAATAGAATAAATAAACAAAACATAAAAACAATAAAGCACAATATAATTAACTAATATAAGTTTTAAAAAATTATAATTTATTAAAATATACAATTAACGAGATGATAAAATGAAACTTAGTATTATCATACCTACATTTAACGAAGAAGAATACCTTCCTAAATTATTAGAAAGTATTAAATCTCAAGATTTCACCGATTATGAAATTATTGTTGCAGATGCACAGTCCAATGATAATACTAGAGAAATAGCTAAAGAACATGGTTGTATTGTTGTAGAGGGAGGCCTTCCAGGACTTGGAAGAAACAGAGGGGCTAAAATAGCTCAAGGGGAAATATTAGTATTTTTAGACTCTGATTTAGAATTAACAGAAAATTATCTAAATGATGTGATTAAAGAATTCGAATCAGAAGATTTAGGAATAGCCATTACTCAAATGACTCCTTTATCTGAAAGTAAAAGGGACATATACATTCATGATTTAGCTAACTGGTTTATGATAGCTGTTGAGAATATTAAACCTCATGGCGCAGGTTGTTATGGAATCATCACAAAAAAAGAACTGCATGATGAAGTTCAGGGATTTGACGAGAATTTGAGTTTTGGTGAAGATACCGATTATATTGAAAGAGTAGCTGAAATAAGCCAATTTAAAGTATTGAGAAATGCTAAAATAGGAGTTTCTACAAGAAGGCTTGAAGAGGAAGGTTTATACACCTTACTTAAACAATATGGAAAAAGTACAGTAAATGATTTTAGAGGAAAAAGAACTTCAGCAGAGGATTTAGGCTATGAATTTGGCCATGACCCTATAGAGGCACTTGATAGTGTGGAAATGGAAAAAATAGCTGAAAAATCTGGAAATATAAATTTAAAAGATAAAATAAATAAGTTTAAAGATAAAAATCATAAAGCTAATGAATTAATAGAATACACCGAAGAAAACACCGGCATTATTAAAAAGGAAGCACTGGGTTTTGAAGGTGAAAGGAAAAAAATATTCTATTCAGTTTGTGGAGAAGGAATGGGACATGCAATTAGAAGTAGTGTTATTTTAGAACATTTAACTAAAAAGTATGATGTTTACATCTTCTCAAGCGATAGATCTTATAAATTTTTATCCAGAAAATTTGATAATGTTTTTGAGATTGGGGGATTCAATACTGTTTATGAAAACAATGTTGTTAGAACTAAGAAAACATTCTTTAAAGCATTAAAAGCAAACCCCACTAACTTGAAAGAAGGGTACACTGTATTATATAAAGAATGCAGAAAAATAAAGCCAAATATAATTATTTCCGACTTTGAAAACTATGCAGGAATATTAAGTAAACTTATGAACATTCCTTTAATTAGTTTAGATAATATCCATATGATTACTCAATGCGAATATGATTACCCTCCCAACCATAGGACAGATATGCTAACTGCAAAGGCAGTAACCAAGTCTTATATTTTAAGACCTAAAAGGCATATAATAACAACTTTCTTTTACCCTCCACTTAAGCATCCGAAAATGACTGCTCTTTACCCTCCGGTTCTTCGTGAAGAAATAATGAAATTAGAGCCTGGCGAAGGAAATCATGTTTTAGTTTACCAAACTGCCGAGTCAAGCATAAACCTTATGGAAGAACTTAAAAAGTTAGATTATAAATTTATTGTTTATGGTTTTAATAAAGATGAACTTGATGAAAACTTAACTTATAGAGCATTTAATGAAGATCAAATTTATGAAGATATGAGAACTGCTAAAGCTATTATAGTAAATGGGGGTTTTACCATGATTTCAGAGGCAATTTATCTTAAAAAGCCTATTTATAGTACTCCTGCTCATAAAAACTTTGAACAGATTTTAAATGGATTTTACGTTGAAAAATTAGGCTTTGGAGAATACCATGATAATTTAGATGTTAAAAAGATTGAAAAGTTCTTAAATAACCTTGAAACATACCAAGAAAACTTAAATAAAGTTAAAGCATGGGACAATACTGAAATCTTAAAAGATTTAGATTTAAGTATTGAAAAGTATTCAAGACTTGATTATTAGTTTTTAAGTTAGTTTTTTAATTTAAAAATAATTATTTTTACTATTTTAAGTATTTTAGATAGTTTTAACTATTTATGATTATTTTCACTATTTTAGATATTCTAG includes:
- a CDS encoding YbjQ family protein; this translates as MLLSSTSTLENKTIIKYHGLVNGESLIGSNIYKDLFSGVRDVVEGRTTAYAKELENARNEAIKAMEIKAKEYGANGIIGLKISYNNLGGTMGNTILVTVYGTAINFK
- a CDS encoding diacylglycerol/polyprenol kinase family protein, with the protein product MNTDNDISNKEDRFIPLIVGVLSYSIGFLISLILGLSNFLTALILCYTVNTFIVMLITTRWKISIHTTGLSGPVAALIMLLGQVGAIFGLLYPILIWSRTTLKKHTMAQAIAGGAFGFIMTILEMYLYMNILNLAIYNLVPLNECLWIILALIGTPIVLGIVGILNDYGLADAYTRKIFHFLGFSAFGFFTLFAPKSALITLILAGPLAILITCYGGKNYSWFRGIKRNSDSPNERLYIILPLISSVIWLICSWPFFSREIILISTFVVALADAIAEPIGAKFGNHKYKIKSLKGDKTYRSIEGSSSVLIVATIILFLFTHNLIISLLIGIVVSIVEAISPRGTDNLTIPVICAILLRILI
- the pyrH gene encoding UMP kinase — protein: MRIVAAIGGSILLQDYNAERFKEYAEILKELSEEHEIFVVVGGGKPARDYITAVRNLGAGEAKCDDIGIEVTRLNAKLLLLALGNTAYQKVPHNFGEALEYSASGKIIVMGGTEPAHSTDAVSAILAEYVQADLLINLTSVDGMYTKDPRKYDDAELIEEITATDMIEFIKGNDVKAGTYEFFDMTAIQMIKRSNLETVIANGNKPQNLVKAIKGEKIGTRVISE
- a CDS encoding sulfite exporter TauE/SafE family protein encodes the protein MFSISFFIGLVLIGIFAGFASGLLGVGGGFLMVPLQFFLFTSVGVDPSLAMMVSLGTSLAIIIPTASSGAYQHQKKNKSIVKPGIRLAIFGILGGFCGGIIANISPSGILQIIFAGLLFIVALDMLFGYRNDGEKALIDFNILNVAIVGFLIGIISGLLGVGGGIFLIPTICILFGFSLIDAIGTSSVFIAFTAIGGLISYIYTGLGVNPIPYSVGYVSLINFVLIVMFSVPMAMVGAKLAYKMPEKRLKQIFAIVLIYMAIKMIGFDPISILLGF
- a CDS encoding MJ1255/VC2487 family glycosyltransferase; translation: MKLSIIIPTFNEEEYLPKLLESIKSQDFTDYEIIVADAQSNDNTREIAKEHGCIVVEGGLPGLGRNRGAKIAQGEILVFLDSDLELTENYLNDVIKEFESEDLGIAITQMTPLSESKRDIYIHDLANWFMIAVENIKPHGAGCYGIITKKELHDEVQGFDENLSFGEDTDYIERVAEISQFKVLRNAKIGVSTRRLEEEGLYTLLKQYGKSTVNDFRGKRTSAEDLGYEFGHDPIEALDSVEMEKIAEKSGNINLKDKINKFKDKNHKANELIEYTEENTGIIKKEALGFEGERKKIFYSVCGEGMGHAIRSSVILEHLTKKYDVYIFSSDRSYKFLSRKFDNVFEIGGFNTVYENNVVRTKKTFFKALKANPTNLKEGYTVLYKECRKIKPNIIISDFENYAGILSKLMNIPLISLDNIHMITQCEYDYPPNHRTDMLTAKAVTKSYILRPKRHIITTFFYPPLKHPKMTALYPPVLREEIMKLEPGEGNHVLVYQTAESSINLMEELKKLDYKFIVYGFNKDELDENLTYRAFNEDQIYEDMRTAKAIIVNGGFTMISEAIYLKKPIYSTPAHKNFEQILNGFYVEKLGFGEYHDNLDVKKIEKFLNNLETYQENLNKVKAWDNTEILKDLDLSIEKYSRLDY
- a CDS encoding MFS transporter; its protein translation is MLKQSKDRLNRSNILNHLKNKEKRIKFLKEIGCIAFGTIVGIVTYVVCLYTHFDIFGWNFGLVLSPLFAGYAESQIARAYLKESTGAVSAFILFIITVIYGFIIANPTLGFNVITAGSILIIIQAAIPTATNYFLIAMILGIISHISGVFRKITYYFYNSYLKLFKKEELKGIYSEKQINNRYNFYDRELEMNKLGVLLLTLEYPITGLKIKEQKGIYESRHIFYSKQREEIRSGLENSLEEDLLIGIKLAKDKALLKLIKQLRADNCNGILNLHTNFEALGQKQGENVAQVVIRGTGVVLEENDKLKSQ
- a CDS encoding DUF2116 family Zn-ribbon domain-containing protein; translation: MVEPHKHCPVCGNPIPMKERVCSPDCEKVLEQKQKNIRKSRIMLFAVIVIFILVWAYFMFFK
- a CDS encoding TatD family hydrolase, producing MTGLIDIGLNLMHKSFDKNREDIIKNANAVGVSQFVITGTNIKSSETALNYAKQDQFKGILFSTAGVHPHDAKTCDENSINTLRDFAKEDCVVAIGECGLDYNRNYSPQDIQRKWFEEQVKLSDKLNMPLFLHEREAHEDMVKILSKYPSMCEKACIHCFTGTKEEAEKYLELGCFIGVTGWICDERRGQSLQEAVKVIPPEKMMIETDAPFLIPRNFEKKPKSNKNKPEYLPHILNTIAKYKECEAIELGEKLSQTTRKFFNI
- a CDS encoding pentapeptide repeat-containing protein, translated to MAKTNLTKTNLDKTNLNKTNLDKTNLAKANLAKTNFYKK